In Pseudomonas sp. Leaf58, one DNA window encodes the following:
- the zapE gene encoding cell division protein ZapE — MTPLERYQADLKRPDFFHDAAQETAVRHLQRLYDDLVHAQNNKPGVFGKLFGKKEQTPVKGLYFWGGVGRGKTYLVDTFFEALPFKQKMRTHFHRFMKRVHEEMKTLKGEKNPLTLIAKRFSDEARVICFDEFFVSDITDAMILGTLMEELFKNGVSLVATSNIVPDGLYKDGLQRARFLPAIAMIKQYTDVVNVDSGVDYRLRHLEQAELFHFPLDDAAQQSMRASFKALTPECTQAVENDVLMIENRPIHALRTCDDVAWFDFRALCDGPRSQNDYIELGKIFHAVLLSNVEQMSVTTDDIARRFINMVDEFYDRNVKLIISAEVELKDLYTGGRLAFEFQRTLSRLLEMQSHEFLARAHKP; from the coding sequence ATGACGCCCCTAGAACGATACCAAGCAGATCTGAAACGTCCCGACTTCTTCCATGACGCGGCGCAGGAAACTGCGGTGCGTCACTTGCAACGCCTGTACGACGACCTGGTACACGCGCAAAACAACAAGCCGGGCGTGTTCGGCAAGCTGTTCGGCAAGAAGGAGCAGACCCCGGTCAAGGGCCTGTACTTCTGGGGTGGGGTAGGGCGTGGCAAGACCTACCTGGTCGATACCTTCTTCGAAGCGCTGCCGTTCAAGCAGAAGATGCGCACGCACTTCCACCGCTTCATGAAGCGTGTGCACGAGGAAATGAAAACCCTCAAGGGCGAGAAGAACCCGCTGACCCTCATTGCCAAGCGTTTCAGCGACGAAGCCAGGGTGATCTGCTTCGACGAATTTTTCGTCTCGGACATTACCGACGCAATGATCCTCGGTACCCTGATGGAAGAGCTGTTCAAGAACGGCGTATCGCTGGTGGCCACCTCCAACATTGTGCCGGACGGCCTGTACAAGGACGGCCTGCAGCGCGCGCGCTTCCTGCCGGCCATCGCCATGATCAAGCAGTACACCGACGTGGTGAACGTTGACAGTGGGGTCGACTACCGCCTGCGTCACCTGGAGCAGGCCGAACTGTTCCACTTCCCGCTTGATGACGCTGCGCAGCAGAGCATGCGCGCCAGCTTCAAGGCCTTGACCCCTGAGTGCACCCAGGCGGTCGAGAACGACGTGCTGATGATTGAGAACCGCCCAATCCACGCCCTGCGCACTTGCGACGACGTGGCCTGGTTCGACTTCCGCGCTTTGTGCGATGGCCCGCGCAGCCAAAACGACTACATCGAGCTAGGCAAGATTTTCCATGCCGTGCTGCTGAGCAACGTGGAGCAGATGAGCGTCACCACCGACGACATCGCCCGCCGCTTCATCAACATGGTGGACGAGTTCTACGACCGTAACGTCAAGCTGATCATCTCGGCCGAGGTGGAGCTGAAGGACCTGTATACCGGTGGGCGGCTGGCCTTCGAGTTCCAGCGCACCCTGAGCCGGCTACTGGAGATGCAGTCGCACGAGTTCCTGGCGCGCGCGCACAAGCCGTAA
- a CDS encoding tryptophan--tRNA ligase codes for MTTRILTGITTTGTPHLGNYAGAIRPAIRASQQPGVDSFYFLADYHALIKCDDPLRIQRSRLEIAATWLAGGLDPEKVTFYRQSDIPEIPELTWLLTCVAGKGLLNRAHAYKASVDKNLENGEDPDAGVTMGLFSYPVLMAADILMFNANQVPVGRDQIQHVEMARDIGQRFNHLFGQGKDFFALPEAVIEESVATLPGLDGRKMSKSYDNTIPLFTSAKDMKDAISRIVTDSRAPGEAKDPDNAHLFTLFQAFSTPAQCAEFREELLQGLGWGEAKQRLFQLLDGQLAEKREYYHQLIARPADLEDILLAGAAKARNIATPFLEQLREAVGLRSFRASVQATTEVKKKAAKSARFVSFRDEDGSFRFRLLAADGEQLLLSRSFADGKSAGAVSKQLQQGGEADVRVEGLGFGLWLNGEQVADGPQFDSAEARDAAIESLRVALAPQQD; via the coding sequence ATGACCACGCGCATTCTTACCGGTATCACCACCACCGGCACTCCGCACCTGGGCAACTACGCCGGCGCCATCCGCCCGGCGATCCGTGCCAGCCAGCAGCCCGGTGTCGATTCGTTCTACTTCCTGGCCGACTACCATGCCCTGATCAAGTGCGACGACCCGTTGCGCATCCAGCGTTCGCGCCTGGAAATCGCCGCCACTTGGCTGGCCGGTGGCCTCGACCCGGAAAAGGTGACCTTCTACCGCCAGTCCGACATCCCGGAAATCCCCGAGCTGACCTGGCTGCTGACCTGCGTAGCGGGCAAGGGCCTGCTCAACCGCGCGCACGCCTACAAGGCCTCGGTGGACAAGAACCTGGAGAACGGCGAAGACCCGGATGCTGGCGTGACCATGGGCCTGTTCAGCTACCCGGTGCTGATGGCCGCAGACATCCTGATGTTCAATGCCAACCAGGTGCCGGTCGGTCGTGATCAGATCCAGCACGTGGAAATGGCCCGCGACATCGGCCAGCGCTTCAACCACCTGTTCGGCCAGGGCAAGGACTTCTTCGCCCTGCCAGAGGCGGTGATCGAAGAGAGCGTGGCGACCCTGCCTGGCCTGGACGGGCGCAAGATGTCCAAGAGCTACGACAACACCATCCCGTTGTTCACCAGCGCCAAGGACATGAAAGACGCCATCTCGCGCATCGTCACCGACTCGCGCGCCCCTGGCGAAGCAAAAGACCCGGACAACGCCCACCTGTTCACCCTGTTCCAGGCCTTCTCGACGCCGGCGCAATGCGCCGAGTTCCGCGAAGAGCTGCTGCAGGGCCTGGGCTGGGGCGAGGCCAAGCAGCGCCTGTTCCAGCTGCTGGACGGCCAGCTTGCCGAGAAGCGCGAGTACTATCACCAGTTGATTGCCCGCCCAGCGGACCTGGAGGACATTTTGTTGGCCGGCGCGGCCAAGGCCCGCAACATTGCCACGCCGTTCCTCGAGCAGCTGCGCGAGGCCGTTGGCCTGCGCTCGTTCCGTGCCAGCGTGCAGGCCACCACCGAAGTGAAGAAAAAGGCCGCCAAGAGTGCGCGCTTTGTCAGCTTCCGCGATGAGGACGGCAGCTTCCGCTTCCGCCTGCTGGCCGCCGACGGCGAGCAACTTTTGCTGTCGCGCAGTTTCGCCGACGGCAAGAGCGCGGGCGCTGTAAGCAAGCAGTTGCAGCAAGGGGGCGAGGCCGATGTACGCGTCGAAGGCCTGGGCTTTGGCCTGTGGCTGAACGGTGAGCAGGTTGCTGACGGGCCGCAGTTCGACAGCGCCGAGGCCCGTGATGCGGCTATCGAAAGCCTGCGTGTGGCCCTGGCCCCACAGCAGGACTGA
- a CDS encoding alpha/beta hydrolase, with protein MLVRETPLFIDGPSGQLEALYLDVANARGAVLICHPNPVQGGTMLNKVVSTLQRTARDAGYVTLRFNYRGVGQSAGSHDMGAGEVADAEAAAAWLREKHLGLPLVLMGFSFGGFVATSLAGRLEAAGVELQQLFMIAPAVMRLTPEFPLPQRCPITVVQPDADEVVAPQLVYEWSDSLSRPHELLKVAECGHFFHGKLTDLKDLLLPRLSN; from the coding sequence TTGCTTGTCCGCGAAACCCCCTTGTTCATCGATGGCCCCAGTGGCCAGCTGGAAGCCTTGTACCTGGACGTGGCCAATGCCCGCGGCGCGGTGCTGATCTGCCACCCCAACCCAGTCCAGGGCGGCACCATGCTCAACAAGGTGGTCTCGACGTTGCAGCGCACCGCACGTGACGCCGGCTACGTGACCTTGCGTTTCAACTACCGTGGCGTCGGCCAGAGCGCCGGCAGCCATGACATGGGCGCTGGCGAGGTGGCCGATGCCGAGGCTGCTGCGGCCTGGCTGCGCGAAAAGCACCTGGGCCTGCCGCTGGTGCTGATGGGCTTCTCGTTCGGCGGCTTCGTCGCCACCAGCCTGGCCGGTCGCTTGGAGGCCGCTGGCGTCGAACTGCAGCAGTTGTTCATGATCGCCCCGGCGGTAATGCGCCTGACGCCGGAATTCCCGCTGCCGCAGCGCTGCCCGATCACCGTGGTGCAGCCGGACGCTGACGAAGTGGTCGCGCCGCAGCTGGTTTACGAATGGTCCGACAGCCTGTCGCGCCCCCATGAGCTGCTGAAAGTGGCAGAATGCGGACACTTCTTCCATGGCAAGCTGACCGATCTGAAGGATCTGCTGCTGCCGCGCCTTTCGAACTGA
- a CDS encoding YhcB family protein, producing MELSLLVWLLPTLALVIGVVVGFVVARLLPNAAPSSTQRQLDEMQKRFDSYQNEVVTHFNSTAVLVKKLTQSYQDVQDHLADGANSLALDEVTRQRLLAALHSEGAQGPRDRLTPPKDTAEVPRDYAPKVPNSPGMLDESYGLKR from the coding sequence GTGGAACTCTCGCTCCTTGTTTGGTTGTTGCCAACCTTGGCCCTGGTCATCGGTGTGGTGGTTGGTTTCGTCGTGGCTCGCCTGCTGCCCAATGCTGCGCCGAGCAGCACCCAGCGTCAGCTGGATGAAATGCAGAAACGCTTCGACAGCTACCAGAACGAAGTGGTCACCCACTTCAACAGCACCGCCGTGCTGGTCAAGAAACTGACCCAGAGCTACCAGGATGTCCAGGATCACCTGGCCGACGGCGCCAATAGCCTGGCCCTCGACGAGGTGACCCGCCAACGCCTGCTGGCCGCCCTGCACTCCGAAGGTGCGCAAGGCCCACGCGACCGCCTGACCCCGCCGAAGGACACCGCTGAAGTGCCGCGCGACTACGCGCCGAAAGTGCCGAACTCGCCGGGCATGCTCGACGAGAGCTACGGGCTCAAGCGTTAA
- a CDS encoding lipid II-degrading bacteriocin, with the protein MSIELPALYTPFRAIAHRLLGKGKQAKVNINNIGISPELHKIPHLQATFAGASVGTSRIDVTFPYNTGMDSNTSRIYLGSITLRVIGDLNKGSDGNLIFVGVVRAYSDKYDANASSHRGGFDEKATTLLREVGRVANAQDYEILIEGELSLNIAN; encoded by the coding sequence ATGAGTATTGAGCTTCCAGCTTTGTACACTCCGTTCAGAGCAATTGCGCACAGGCTTTTAGGGAAAGGGAAACAGGCTAAAGTCAACATAAATAATATAGGTATCTCACCCGAACTGCATAAAATCCCTCACCTACAGGCAACATTCGCTGGAGCAAGCGTAGGCACTAGTCGGATTGATGTCACCTTCCCATATAACACAGGCATGGACAGTAATACATCACGCATCTACCTAGGCTCTATTACCCTACGAGTTATTGGCGACCTGAATAAGGGTAGCGACGGAAACCTCATTTTCGTCGGTGTGGTTCGCGCCTATTCGGATAAATATGATGCAAATGCGAGCAGTCACCGTGGTGGCTTCGACGAGAAAGCCACGACACTGCTTCGTGAAGTTGGGCGCGTTGCAAATGCACAAGACTACGAAATTCTAATTGAAGGCGAACTATCGCTAAACATAGCAAATTAA
- a CDS encoding methionine gamma-lyase gives MRDSHNNTGFSTRAIHHGYDPLSHGGALVPPVYQTATYAFPSVEYGAACFAGEAPGHFYSRISNPTLALLEQRMASLEGGEAGLALASGMGAITSTIWTLLRPGDELIVGRTLYGCTFAFLHHGIGEFGVKVRHVDLNDAKALKAAINSKTRMIYFETPANPNMQLVDIAAVAEAARGHDLHIVVDNTYCTPYLQRPLELGADLVVHSATKYLSGHGDITAGLVVGRKALVDRIRLEGLKDMTGAVLSPHDAALLMRGIKTLALRMDRHCANALQVAEFLARQPQVELIHYPGLPSFAQYELAQRQMRLPGGMIAFELKGGIEAGRRFMNALQLFARAVSLGDAESLAQHPASMTHSSYTAKERAHHGISEGLVRLSVGLEDVEDLLADIEQALNACR, from the coding sequence ATGCGCGACTCCCATAACAACACCGGTTTTTCCACGCGGGCCATTCACCATGGCTACGACCCGCTTTCCCACGGCGGTGCCTTGGTGCCGCCGGTGTACCAGACCGCCACTTATGCCTTCCCCAGCGTGGAATACGGCGCTGCGTGCTTCGCCGGGGAGGCGCCGGGGCATTTCTACAGCCGTATCTCCAATCCCACCCTGGCCCTGCTGGAACAGCGCATGGCCTCGCTGGAGGGCGGTGAGGCGGGGCTGGCACTAGCGTCGGGCATGGGGGCCATTACCTCGACGATCTGGACCCTGCTGCGACCCGGCGATGAGCTGATCGTCGGGCGCACTTTGTATGGCTGCACCTTTGCCTTCCTGCACCATGGCATTGGCGAATTCGGGGTGAAGGTCCGCCATGTCGATCTGAACGATGCCAAGGCCCTGAAGGCGGCGATCAACAGCAAAACGCGGATGATCTACTTCGAAACACCGGCCAACCCCAACATGCAACTGGTCGATATTGCGGCGGTTGCTGAAGCTGCACGCGGGCACGACCTGCATATCGTGGTCGATAACACGTATTGCACCCCGTATCTGCAGCGGCCGTTGGAATTGGGGGCGGACCTGGTGGTGCATTCTGCGACCAAGTACCTCAGTGGCCACGGGGATATCACTGCCGGCCTGGTGGTGGGGCGCAAGGCGCTGGTTGACCGCATTCGCCTGGAAGGGTTGAAAGATATGACCGGGGCGGTGCTGTCGCCGCATGACGCGGCGTTGCTGATGCGCGGGATCAAGACCTTGGCCCTGCGCATGGATCGCCATTGTGCCAATGCCCTGCAGGTGGCTGAGTTTCTGGCGCGGCAGCCGCAGGTGGAGCTGATTCACTACCCGGGGTTGCCCTCGTTCGCCCAGTACGAACTGGCGCAGCGGCAGATGCGTCTGCCGGGCGGGATGATTGCCTTCGAGCTCAAGGGTGGCATCGAGGCCGGGCGCAGGTTCATGAATGCCCTGCAACTGTTCGCCCGGGCGGTGAGCCTGGGTGATGCCGAGTCGCTGGCGCAGCACCCGGCGAGTATGACCCATTCCAGCTACACCGCGAAGGAGCGGGCGCATCACGGCATATCGGAGGGGCTGGTGCGCTTGTCGGTGGGGCTGGAGGATGTTGAGGATCTGCTGGCGGACATCGAGCAGGCGCTGAACGCTTGTAGGTGA
- a CDS encoding Lrp/AsnC family transcriptional regulator, whose translation MPSSLDRTDRALLAALQDNARLTVAELADQVALTTSPCWRRVKLLEDNGYITGYQAILSPKSLGFGVTAFVSIMMDSHTKDMALAFEQRLMEIPEIVACHNISGRYDFLLEILARDLESFGEFTREVLQRLPGVKEIYSSFSYKAVKERRVIPVSEKHI comes from the coding sequence ATGCCTTCAAGCCTCGACCGCACCGACCGCGCTCTGCTCGCGGCCCTGCAAGACAACGCCCGCCTCACCGTGGCCGAACTCGCCGATCAGGTAGCACTCACCACCTCGCCCTGCTGGCGGAGGGTGAAGCTACTGGAAGACAACGGCTACATCACCGGCTACCAGGCCATCCTCTCGCCCAAGTCGCTGGGGTTTGGCGTGACCGCGTTCGTCAGCATCATGATGGACTCGCATACCAAGGACATGGCGCTGGCGTTCGAACAGCGGCTGATGGAGATTCCCGAGATCGTCGCTTGCCACAACATCTCGGGCCGTTATGACTTCCTGCTGGAGATCCTGGCGCGTGACCTGGAGTCGTTCGGCGAATTCACCCGGGAAGTGCTGCAGCGGTTGCCCGGGGTGAAGGAGATCTATTCGAGCTTTTCCTACAAGGCGGTCAAGGAACGCCGGGTGATACCGGTGTCGGAAAAACATATCTGA
- the cysN gene encoding sulfate adenylyltransferase subunit CysN, producing MSHQSDLISEDILAYLAQHERKELLRFLTCGNVDDGKSTLIGRLLHDSKMIYEDHLEAITRDSKKVGTTGEEVDLALLVDGLQAEREQGITIDVAYRYFSTAKRKFIIADTPGHEQYTRNMATGASTCDLAIILVDARYGVQTQTRRHSYIASLLGIKHIVVAVNKMDLKGFDEGVFESIKADYLKFAEAINLRPSSLQFVPMSALKGDNVVNHSEQSPWYAGPTLMEILETVEVSADRNFTDLRFPVQYVNRPNLNFRGFAGTIASGVVHKGDEIVVLPSGKSSRVKSIVTYEGELENAGPGQAVTLTMEDEIDISRGDLLVHADNVPPVTDQFDAMLVWMAEEPMLPGKKYDIKRATSYVPGSIASITHKVDVNTLEQGAASALQLNEIGRVKVALDTSIALDGYDSNRTTGAFIVIDRLTNGTVGAGMIIAPPVLPHGSTGQHGKQAHVSTEERALRFGQQPATVLFSGLSGAGKSTLAYAVERKLFDMGRAVYVLDGQNLRHDLNKGLPQDRVGRTENWRRAAHVARQFNEAGMLTLAAFVAPDAEGREQAKALIGKERLVTVYVQASPLACRERDPQGLYAAGGDNIPGESFPYDVPLDADLVIDTQATSVDEGVKQVLDVLRQRGAI from the coding sequence ATGTCGCACCAATCTGATCTGATCAGCGAGGACATCCTCGCCTACCTGGCCCAGCACGAGCGCAAGGAACTGCTGCGCTTTCTGACCTGCGGCAACGTCGACGATGGCAAGAGCACCCTGATCGGGCGCCTGCTGCACGACTCGAAGATGATCTACGAGGACCACCTCGAAGCCATCACCCGTGATTCCAAGAAAGTCGGCACCACTGGCGAAGAAGTCGACCTGGCGTTGCTGGTAGACGGCCTGCAGGCCGAGCGCGAGCAGGGCATCACCATCGATGTCGCCTACCGCTACTTCTCCACCGCCAAGCGCAAGTTCATTATTGCCGACACCCCGGGCCACGAGCAGTACACCCGCAACATGGCCACCGGCGCGTCCACCTGCGACCTGGCGATCATCCTGGTCGATGCCCGCTACGGCGTGCAGACCCAGACCCGCCGCCACAGCTACATTGCCTCGCTGCTGGGCATCAAGCACATCGTGGTCGCGGTCAACAAGATGGACCTGAAGGGCTTCGATGAGGGCGTCTTCGAGTCGATCAAGGCCGACTACCTGAAGTTTGCCGAAGCCATCAACCTGAGGCCGAGCAGCCTGCAATTCGTGCCAATGTCGGCGCTCAAGGGTGACAACGTGGTGAACCACAGCGAGCAGTCGCCGTGGTACGCCGGCCCGACGCTGATGGAAATCCTCGAAACCGTCGAGGTTTCGGCAGACCGCAACTTCACCGACTTGCGTTTCCCGGTGCAGTACGTCAACCGCCCGAACCTGAACTTCCGCGGCTTCGCCGGTACCATCGCCAGCGGCGTGGTGCACAAGGGCGACGAAATTGTCGTATTGCCGTCGGGCAAGAGCAGCCGGGTCAAGTCCATCGTCACCTACGAAGGTGAGCTGGAAAACGCCGGCCCAGGCCAGGCCGTGACCCTGACCATGGAAGACGAAATCGACATCTCCCGTGGCGACCTGCTGGTACACGCCGACAACGTTCCACCGGTGACCGACCAGTTCGACGCCATGCTGGTGTGGATGGCCGAGGAGCCGATGCTCCCGGGCAAGAAATACGACATCAAGCGCGCCACCAGCTACGTGCCAGGCTCGATTGCCAGCATCACCCACAAGGTCGATGTGAACACCTTGGAGCAGGGCGCTGCCAGCGCACTGCAGCTGAACGAGATTGGCCGTGTCAAGGTGGCCCTGGACACCTCGATCGCCCTGGACGGTTACGACAGCAACCGCACCACCGGTGCGTTCATCGTCATCGACCGCCTGACCAACGGCACCGTTGGCGCCGGCATGATCATCGCCCCGCCAGTACTGCCGCATGGCAGCACCGGCCAGCATGGCAAGCAGGCCCACGTGTCCACCGAAGAGCGCGCCCTGCGCTTCGGCCAGCAGCCGGCCACCGTGCTGTTCAGCGGCCTGTCCGGCGCTGGCAAGAGCACCCTGGCCTACGCCGTGGAGCGCAAGCTGTTCGACATGGGCCGTGCGGTGTACGTGCTCGACGGCCAGAACCTGCGCCACGACCTGAACAAGGGCCTGCCACAGGACCGTGTCGGCCGCACCGAGAACTGGCGCCGCGCCGCCCATGTGGCGCGCCAATTCAACGAAGCTGGCATGCTGACCCTGGCCGCGTTCGTCGCCCCGGATGCCGAAGGCCGTGAACAGGCCAAGGCGTTGATCGGCAAGGAGCGCCTGGTGACTGTTTACGTCCAGGCCTCGCCGCTGGCCTGCCGCGAACGTGACCCGCAGGGCCTGTACGCCGCCGGTGGCGACAACATCCCGGGCGAAAGCTTCCCGTACGATGTGCCGCTGGACGCTGACCTGGTGATCGACACCCAGGCCACCAGCGTGGACGAGGGCGTGAAACAGGTGCTGGATGTGCTGCGCCAGCGTGGCGCAATTTAA
- the cysD gene encoding sulfate adenylyltransferase subunit CysD — protein MVDKLTHLKQLEAESIHIIREVAAEFDNPVMLYSIGKDSAVMLHLARKAFFPGKLPFPVMHVDTQWKFQEMYSFRDKMVEEMGLELITHVNPEGVAQGINPFTHGSSKHTDIMKTQGLKQALDKHGFDAAFGGARRDEEKSRAKERVYSFRDSKHRWDPKNQRPELWNVYNGKVNKGESIRVFPLSNWTELDIWQYIYLEGIPIVPLYFAAEREVIEKNGTLIMIDDERILEHLSDEEKARIVKKKVRFRTLGCYPLTGAVESEAETLTDIIQEMLLTRTSERQGRVIDHDGAGSMEDKKRQGYF, from the coding sequence AGGCGGAAAGCATCCACATCATCCGCGAGGTGGCCGCCGAGTTCGATAACCCGGTGATGCTGTACTCGATCGGCAAGGATTCCGCCGTGATGCTGCACCTGGCGCGCAAGGCCTTCTTCCCGGGCAAGCTGCCGTTCCCGGTGATGCACGTCGACACCCAGTGGAAATTCCAGGAGATGTACAGCTTCCGCGACAAGATGGTCGAGGAAATGGGCCTGGAGCTGATCACCCACGTCAACCCAGAGGGTGTGGCGCAGGGCATCAACCCGTTCACCCATGGCAGCTCCAAGCACACCGACATCATGAAGACCCAGGGCCTGAAGCAGGCGCTGGACAAGCATGGTTTCGACGCCGCCTTCGGTGGCGCGCGCCGCGACGAAGAGAAGTCGCGGGCCAAGGAGCGTGTGTATTCGTTCCGTGACAGCAAGCACCGCTGGGACCCGAAGAACCAGCGCCCCGAGCTGTGGAATGTGTACAACGGCAAGGTCAACAAGGGCGAGTCGATCCGCGTGTTCCCGCTGTCCAACTGGACCGAGCTGGACATCTGGCAGTACATCTACCTCGAAGGCATCCCGATCGTGCCGCTGTACTTCGCCGCCGAGCGTGAAGTCATCGAGAAGAACGGCACCCTGATCATGATCGACGACGAGCGCATCCTCGAGCATCTCAGCGATGAAGAGAAAGCCCGCATCGTCAAGAAGAAGGTGCGTTTCCGTACCCTCGGCTGCTACCCGCTGACGGGCGCTGTCGAGTCGGAAGCCGAGACCCTGACGGACATCATTCAGGAAATGCTCCTGACCCGTACGTCCGAACGCCAGGGCCGTGTCATCGACCACGATGGCGCCGGTTCCATGGAAGACAAGAAACGCCAAGGCTACTTCTAA